Genomic window (Nitrospirota bacterium):
AAAGTGGAGGAAGAGTCAAAGTTCGAGATCTCAAAGCTGACCAAAAGGCTCGAAGATGAGGCCCTCGAAGCTTCAGACAGAAAATCAAAAAAGATAATCTGCACAGCCATACAGCGTTATTCAAGCGACTATGTGAGCGAGAACACAGTCTCCACAGTCGCCCTCCCAAGCGACGAGATGAAAGGAAGGGTAATAGGCAGGGAGGGGAGAAATATCAGGGCGCTCGAAGCAGCTACAGGCGTGGAGTTCATTATTGACGATACACCTGAAACCGTACTGCTATCCTGTTTCGACCCTGTAAGACGAGAGATAGGAAGAATATCCCTCACGCGCCTTTTGGCAGACGGAAGGATACACCCCGCAAGGATCGAGGAGATAGTTTCAAAGGTGGAGAAGGAGATCGCCGCCACAATAAAAGAAGAAGGGGAAAAGGCGGTCTTTGACCTCGGGCTGCACGGCATACATCCTGAACTGATCAAGCTCATAGGCAGGCTGAAATACCGTACATCCTACGGCCAGAACGTGCTTCAGCACTCCAAAGAGGTCGCTCACTTTGCAAGCATAATGGCTGCCGAGCTCAAGGGAAATGTAAAACTTGCCAAGAGGGCCGGCATCCTTCATGACATAGGCAAGGCGATAGATCATGAGATCGAGGGGTCGCATCAGGTCATCGGCGCTGATTTCGCCAAGAAGTACGGTGAGAACGATAAAGTTGTTAATGCTATCCTGGTCCACCACGAAGAGGGCGACCCGATAACCATCGAGGCCACGCTTGTCGCGGCAGGGGATGCGCTTTCTGCCGCCAGGCCCGGGGCAAGAAAAGAGTCTCTTGAAGGATACATAAAGAGGCTGGAACGGCTGGAGGAGATCGCCACATCTTTTGAAGGGGTAAGCAAATCCTACGCGATACAGGCCGGCAGAGAAGTAAGGATACTGGTTAAACCAGAGGACATAAGCGACGAGCGTTCAGCGCAGATATCAAGGGACCTTGCCAAAAAGATAGAGGAAGAACTTACTTATCCGGGGCAGATAAAGGTCACTGTTATCAGAGAATCAAGATTCGTGGAATACGCAAAATAGGTTGATAGTTTAAGCCTGAATTATGAAAATATTGTTCATAGGCGACATTGTAGGGAAGCCCGGCAGAACGGCGTTAAAGAAAGGCCTGCCGCAGCTCAGGGCCAAATTCGATATTGACCTTGTTATTGCCAATGCAGAGAATGCGGCAGGAGGCTTCGGAATTACAGAACAGGTCGGCAAAGAGATATTGGCGCTCGGCGTTGATGTGCTGACTTCAGGCAACCACATCTGGGACAAGAAAGACGCCATAGAATATATCGCAAAGGAGAACCGCCTGCTCAGGCCGGCCAATTACCCTGACGGCGTACCCGGCCACGGCACAATAATAGTAAAGACGGGTAAAGGCGAAAAGGCGGCAGTCCTGAATATTTCAGGAAGGGTATTTATGAACCAGCTTGATTCGCCTTTCACTGTTTCCAAAAAACATATTTCTGTCCTGAGACAAGAGACGAATATCATCATCGTTGATATTCATGCTGAAGCGACCTCTGAAAAGCAGGCCATCGGCCTTTACCTGGACGGCGAGGTCAGCGCTGTCATCGGAACACATACACATGTGCAGACAGCGGATGAACAGATATTGCCCAACGGCACAGCCTATTTAACAGATGTGGGCATGACTGGGCCTACAGACTCAATTATAGGAGTGCAAAAAGATCTTGTGCTTAGCAGGTTCCTCACCGGCATACCGGCCCGATTCGAGACGGCAAACGGCGAATCTGTACTGTCATGCGCATTGGTTGATATTGATACCGCGACAGGAAGATCAACAGCCATAGAGCGGATACAGCTCAAGTTCCAGTAATTATTTTCTCAAGGGACTCTATAAAAAGATCCCTTGAGAAGATATCTGTCAACAGCTATTTTATCGCCTGCTTTAAAACTTTGCCGGCAGAAAATTTAGGGGTCTTTGATGCGGCGATCTCGATCTCATCGCCTGTCCGTGGATTACGTCCCTTCCTTGCCTTACGCTCCGCAACGGAAAAAACACCAAACCCTACAAGGGTCACCTTCTCTCCTTTTTTCAGCGCGTCTGTGATCCCGGCTATCACGGAATCAATCGCTTTTAAAGCATCCGCCTTTGAAAGATTCACATCATTTGCCACTGATTCTATTAGTTCAGCTTTAGTCATAAGCAGGTCTCCTTGTGTTGAAAATATAGGCTCGAAAAATAAAGTAGATATAGAGGATACCAGCAGCAGGGAATTTTAGTCAACAGCTATGTTTATTAAATATCCTGATCTTACTTCTTCTTGCCTTTGGCCTTTTGTGCGCTTTTCTTTTTTGCGGGGTTTACTGCTTTCTTCTTTACTGTTTTCTTCGCAGCAGTTTTTTTCTTGACCACTTTATGCTTTATTTCTTTCTTCACGGCAACTTTTTTCTTTTCAACTGTCTTCTTTATTGCCGGCCTCTTTTCAACAGCCTCTTCCGGCTTGGCCGCGGCTGGAACTTTATTATTCAGCTCATGCTCCATTAATGAGTGCGGCAGCGTCTTATCCAGTATCCTTTTAAGCTCCATGGCATTCTGTGGGGCGTATGCATTTGCGTCATTATTATAGAATATATAAACATCCTTGCCCTTCTTAAGATATTCCTTTATCTTATTTGCATCCTCTTTGATCTGTTCCGCGCTATAGCTTAAAGCATAATTCCCACCGGGGCCGTGCCGTTGAATATAGACAAAATCCGCGGTTACAGGCAGGTCATTAAGAAATTCAGGCGAGTCAGCCATACATATAGCTATATTTGATTCAGAAAGGAGTTTTATGACCTTTTTATTAAGCCAGCTCGCCTGTTTGAACTCAAAGACATGCCGGACAGGGTACTTGCTTATAACTTCAATAAAGCCCTCAAGGTTCTTTATGTTAACCTTAAGGTTAAGAGGAAACTGCCAGATAACAACCTCGAATTTCTCATGAAGAGGCAGGGTGACATTAAAAAAAGTTTCAAGAGGCAGAGTAACATCCTTCAGCTTCTTGATATGAGTAACAAACCTGCTTCCTTTAAGGCAGAAAGCAAAACCCGGCGGAGCCTCTGAATACCACCTTTCAAACGCCTCTTTCTTTAACAGCCTGTAAAAAGTGATGCTAAGTTCAACGGAATCAAGCTTTTTTACATAATATGAGAGCCATCTTTTCTGCGTCAGTCCCTCAGGATAAAAGGTGTCCTTCCATGAATCATACAAGAATCCGCTGCAACCTATTTTATATTTAGGCATAGTAGGATGATTATACACTGAAATCGTCTGAAAGGGAACAAAAATCCAAAAAAATGCTTATTTTTCATTAATTCAGGAGATTATTAATGATCGATATCAACCACATTTTTATGCTGTATAACCCCCCCGCCGATTACAGTGTCACCATCATAAAAGACCGCGCTCTGCCCGGGGGCAGGGGCCCACTGCGGCTCATCAAATTCAACATTAACGGAATCACCGTCAGGCATTAATGTTGACTGAGCCTCTGTCATGGTGGAGCGAACCTTTACCTTTGCCCTTAAGGGTTCTTTCAGTTCTTCTATGGAGATCCAGTTCAGGCAGTTCACCTTAAAACTCTTCCGCAACGCATCCTCTCTCCCTCCGATCGTTATTATATTTTTTTTAGGGTCAATATCAATGACATAAGAAGGCATCAAAGACTGTATGCCAAGCCCCTTTCTCTGGCCTATCGTATAAAAGGCGATGCCCTTGTGCTCTCCCAGAACCTTGCCTTCCATATTCAATACCTGCCCCGGGATCAGCGTCCCTGGCGCATATTCCTTTATGAAATCCGCATAATGGATATCACCTACAAAACATATCTCCTGGCTCTCTGCCCTTAACGCATTAGCAAGCCCGAGCTCTTTGGCGATCTCCCTTGTCTTATCCTTTTTCAGGCCGCCCAATGGGAACACCGTCTTTGAAAGCTCCTTCTGTGTCATTGCGTAAAGAACGTAAGACTGGTCTTTTTTAGGGTCGATCCCTTTAAGCAGTAAGTGGCGATCAGCGGGTTCTGGATTTCTAACTATTCTTGCATAATGGCCTGTTGCTACTATATCAGCATCAAGCTCCTCAGCCTTCTTTAGAAGAAAATCAAACTTGATGAACTTATTGCACAGGATACACGGGTTCGGGGTCAGCCCTTCAATATAGGAGGCGCAGAAACTTTTAATAACATCTTCGTAGAAATTGTCTCTCACATCAACAGTGTGATGTTCGATCCCGAGGTCTTGAGCAACCTTTCTGGCGATATTGATCGTCTCAATAGAACAGCATGCGTCAAGATTCGTTATATCTCTCTTGTCCCATAGTTCAAAGCTCAGGCCGATAACCTCATAGCCGTCTTTCTGAAGCAGATACGCTGCAACCGATGAGTCCACGCCTCCGCTCATCGCAACTATCGCTTTTTTCTTTGATTTGTTCATCATATTAATGGTTATTCAAGTTATAAATTATCCATTCATATTAACATATGCGGTTCCCTGGCCACTCTTTTTTCATCATCAGCTGCCTGCCGCTGATTTATCATGCGTAACCATACTGATTTATGTTATATTTTCTGGTATGAGCAGCAAGACAATTGAAGAATCCAAAAAATATCTGATGAATACATACGACCGTTCTCCTATCATCCTCAGGAAAGGCAGAGGCATGAAGGTATGGGGGGCTGACGGCAAAGAATATCTTGATTTCGTCGGAGGCGTAGCTGTCAACTGCCTCGGGCACTGCTATCCGAAAGTTGTGATAGCGCTGCAGAAACAGGCACAAAGGCTGCTGCATGTCTCAAACCTGTATCACATTGAACCGCAGATCAAACTTGCAAAACTGCTCGTGACAAACTCATTTGCTGACAAGGCATTTTTCTGCAACTCAGGGACTGAGGCTGTTGAAGCAGCCATCAAGCTTGCCAGAAAATATTCAAAAGACCATACCCTCCCTGAAAAATATGAGATCATTACTGCTGAGAACTCATTTCATGGGAGAACCCTTACATCACTAAGCGCTACAGGCCAGGAAAAGCTTCAGAAAGGTTTTGAGCCGCTCACCCCGGGTTTCAAACATGTGCCCTTCAATAATATAGGCGCATTGAAGAACGCTATCACAAGGCACACCTGCGCTGTTATGCTTGAACCCATACAGGGAGAGGGCGGTGTCAGGGTGCCTGACAAAGACTATCTTAAACATGTCCGGGAGATTTGCAACGACCACGGGCTCCTTCTGATACTTGATGAGGTCCAGACCGGCATGGGCAGGACAGGAAAGTTATTCGCGTATGAACACTTCAATATGGAACCTGACATAATCTGCCTTGCAAAAGGGCTGGGCGGAGGAGTGGCTATCGGCGCTATGCTTGCAAAAGACTCTGTCGCAGCTTCATTCACTCACGGCTCTCATGGGTCCACATTCGGAGGCAACCCGCTTGCCTGCACCGCTGCTGTTGCTACAGTCGAGGCGATACTGGAAGACGGCTTCATACTTGATAACTGCAGGCGGATGGGAGAGTACTTCATGAAAAACCTTGTGGAACTAAAAAAAGAGTTCCCGTCAACTGTGCTGGATGCAAGAGGCATGGGACTGCTCCTTGGGCTTGAGATAACAAGGTCAGGCAGCGAAATAGTAAGGGCATGCGCCGAAAGAGGGATACTTATTAACTGCGTCCGGGGCAACGTGCTCCGTTTCATCCCTCCTTTAATAGTGGTCGAGAAGGAGATAGACCAGCTTATGGATGTGCTCGCAGAAGTTTTAGAAAGGATATGATATAGGGCTGTTCTCGCCTGAAGATCAAAAAACTATTTATTATGAAGAGAGATTATCTTACATTTCTGGACATCACGGCAAAAGAGGTTGAGGCACTTATCAACAGGGCCATTGAACTTAAGGCCGGCAAGGACGCGTCAGCCTGCCCCCTCATCGGCAGGAGTATAGGGCTCCTCTTTGACAAGGCATCAACAAGAACGAGGATATCCTTTCAGGCAGGCATATACCAGCTTGGCGCGCAGGGTATCTATATCAATGCAGCTGAACTCCAGCTCGGAAGGGGAGAAACGATAGAGGACACAGCAAGGGTCCTGTCGAGATATCTTGATGCCATCGTTATAAGGACATTCGCGCATGAGACGATCGAAAAGTTCGCGTCTAACGCTGCCATACCGGTTATCAACGGGCTGACAGACCTGCACCATCCCTGCCAGGCGCTCGCTGATATCATGACTATCAAAGAGAAGAAGGGAAGGCTCGCCGGGATAAAGATCGTATACATCGGAGACGGCAACAACGTTGCGAACTCATTGATAGAGGCGGCTATGCTTACAGGTATGGACCTTACCATAGCCTGCCCTGAAGGCTATGAGCCTGACAGTAATATATTAAAAAATGCGGTCTCCAATAATGCAAAAGTGCAAGTCACCAGCAACCCCAAAGACGCGGCAAGGGATGCTGACGTGCTTTATACTGACGTGTGGGTGAGCATGGGCCAGGAAGAGGAATCTGAAAAGAAGAAGAATGTCTTCTCTGATTATCAGATAAATAAAGGCCTGCTGGCTTTGGCAAAAAAGGATGCGATAGTAATGCATTGCCTGCCTGCCCACAGGGAAGAAGAGATAACGCATGATGTTATAGAATCAAGCCAGAGCGTTGTATTTGACCAGGCAGAGAACAGGCTCCACACGCAAAAGGCGCTTCTTGAGACGCTTCTTAAATGAACAAGTTTTATAACTCTTTTTGATGTTTCATCATAATAAAAACACCTACTGTTGCCTTGCATTGTATAAGTATTAAGCCTTATAATTCCTCTATGCAATCAACAACAGTCAGCCATTTAATATCTAACAGCAAAACTTTTTTCGGGCTTGAAGGTCTTGTTGCATTATATGTCTATGGCTCCCTGATTTCCGGAAAGCTCCGAGAAGAGAGTGATATTGATATAGCTATTCTGCCATGTTATAAGACTACAGACGATGAAAGAATTGAATTGATCTCAAAGGTTGAAGGCTGCGTCAGCAGCATTCTTAAAGATACCGGTGTGCAGAGAGAGGTGAGCGTGCTTGACCTGAGAGGGAAATACGTATCTTTATTATTACAGTACAAAGTGATTACTGAGGGAATTATTTTGTATGAGAACAGTAAGGAAGAAAGGTTCGAATTTGAAAACGCTGTAAAAGGCGAATATTTTGATTTTGTGCCGTTTATTGAGTCGTTAAGAAAGAGGAGCCATGGAGATATATTCCAGAAAGTTTGACTTAATAAAAGACTGTATCAATAAATTATCTGTAATAAAGAAAGAAAATTCCACCCTCGATAAGTATAGAACCACCTGGAAAGATAAAGATTCCGCTGAAAGAAATATTCAAAAAGTTGTTGAAGCGATAATTGATATAGGTAAAATGATTGTCTCTGAAAAAAAACTTAGAGAACCCTCTAACAACAGAGAGGTCTTTATTATCCTTGAGGAAAACAATATCTTTCCTTCCGGGTTCATCTCTCTCATAGATAAAATGGTCGGCATGAGAAATATCATTGTTCATAGCTATGACAGGATAGATGATGCCATTGTTTACGGAGTCCTTGAGAAGAATCTCGATGACATTAAAAAACTGACCACTATCCTAAAGAAAGCATGTCTCCCGACATGAGACCATCCGTCCTCATAGTCCTTGACGGATGGGGCATAGGAAGCGACCCGGAAATAAACGCTCAGGAAAAAGCAGACATCCATTTTTACAAAAGCCTCCTCAAAGAATATCCACATACATCACTTCAATGTTCAGGAGAGTCTGTCGGGCTGCCTGAAGGCACGATGGGCAACTCTGAGGTCGGGCACCTAAACCTCGGCGCAGGCCGTATCGTGTATCAGGATCTCACAAGGATAAACAAGGCGATCAAAGACGGCTCTTTTTATAATAATGCCGCATTTAATTCGGCAATTGATGCGGCAGTCAAAAACGGAAGTGCGCTTCATCTTCTCGGCCTGCTCTCTGACGGAGGAGTCCACAGCCACATCAGCCATCTTTACGCGCTGATAGACCTTGCGCTTAATAAAGGTTTAAAGAAGATATTCATACACGCATTCATGGACGGCAGGGACACGCCGCCAGAGTCAGGGATAAACTATATAAATGCGCTTGAAGACTTTATCAAAGATAAACCATCTGTAAAGATAGCCACCGTCATCGGCAGATACTGGGCTATGGACAGGGATAAAAGATGGGAGCGGGTTGCGCTTGCGTACAAGACGCTTGCGAATGGCGAAGGGAAAAGATGTAGATCTGCGAAAGAGGCAGTTGAAGAAAGCTACAGGATAAATGAGGCCGATGAATTTATAAAACCCTGCGTGATAGTTGACAAGAGCGGCATCATCGGAAATATAACGGACGGGGATTCCGTCATATTCTTTAACTTCAGGGCGGACAGGGCAAGAGAGATAACCATAGCGCTTACTGATAAAAACTTTAACGGCTTCAATAGAGAGAAGCTGCCTGAGCCGGGCTCTTTTGTAACGATGACTATGTATGAAGAGGCCTTTCCATTCCAGGCTGCATATCCGCCTGTCAGGCTCACAAATATATTAGGCGAAGTACTGAGCAGAAATAGCATGAAGCAGCTCAGGATCGCCGAGACAGAGAAGTACGCGCATGTAACTTACTTCTTTAACGGCGGAGAAGAGGAACCATTCCCCGGCGAAGACAGGGCGCTTATCCCTTCTCCAAAAGAGGTCGCGACCTATGACCTGAAGCCTGAGATGAGCGCGTACGAAGTTACAGATGAAGTTTTGAAGAGACTTGATACAAAGGCATACGACTTCATCCTGCTGAACTTTGCCAACCCTGACATGGTGGGGCACACCGGCATTATGAAGGCTGCTGTGAAAGCATGCGAGACGATTGATAAATGCCTGAAGAAGATCGTTGAAAAGGTGTCTTCTATCGGAGGGCTTGTCATCATAACATCAGACCACGGGAACTGCGACCGGATGATGGACGGCAAAACTCCGCACACAGCGCATACCACCAACCCTGTCCCTTTTATCCTCTTGAAGCAGGGCGTCAGGCTCAGGGATAAAGGCATTCTCGCTGATGTTGCTCCCACGTTACTTGAACTCATGGGAATTGAGAAGCCCGAAGAGATGACAGGTGTGAGCCTGATTGTAAAATAAAGAACAATTACCGATGCTCAACAAAATCCTGAACATCCTCTTTCCTGAAACCTGCCCTGTTTGTAAGAAGCCTTCATCTGACCATAAAACAGCCCCCATCTGCGCCAACTGCTGGGCAACTGTCATGCCTTATGAAGGCCCTTCATGCCTCAGATGCGGAACGCCTCTTGCCTCTGATCTTTCATCAACCTGCGGAGAATGTCATAAGAATGAGCCGTCCTTTGATAATGCGCAATGCTTCGGCCTGCATGAAGGCGCTCTGCAGAAAGCTATCAGCTTATTTAAGTTTCATGGCATAAAACGCCTCTCATATCCTCTGTCAGAAAAGTTACTGCTCAAACAACTCCCGCAGGCTGACATACTCCTGCCTGTGCCTCTGCATAAAAAACGCCTGAAGTACAGAGGCTTCAACCAGTCCGCGCTTCTTGGAAAATATATCGCACAAAGATCGGGTATGCCTTTAGCGCTGAATACTCTCGTCAGAATAAAGAACACAGTTCCGCAGGTCGGGCTAAGCGCGGCTGATAGAGAACGCAATATCAAAAACGCCTTTGATGTGATCTCAGAAGAAAAGATAAAGGGCAAAAAGATAATGCTCGTTGATGATGTATTCACAACAGGCGCAACCGTGCGGGAATGCTCAAAGTTTTTAAAAAGAGCCGGGGCTGATAAAGTTTATGTCGTGACACTGACACATGGGAAGTTGGATTAATATTCCCCTCTATCAAGAGGGGTGCAGGGGTGTGTTATCTCCCCACTTTAGTAAAGGGGGGCAAGGGGGGATTTTATGATCATTAAAGATTTTTGTTTACAATCTCCATAGAAATACAATATATTTAATTCACATGCTTTATTTGCAATACATCTGGCACTACAGATAAAACACTATAAGAAAAGGAAAACCTATCATGTCATTTAGCAAAGAACGACAAGACTATCATTTAACACCACATGGGTGGGTAGAGGGTTCATTTGAAGGCGATGCTTTAGGAGGAACAAAACATGCTGACGTTCCTATGGATCGCTTGTTGACTGTTTCGTGCTATGACGAAAAGGCTTCTCCTTATTCAGAGCCATTTTTTTATGACAAGCTAACTTGGCAAACTGACGACAAAGATAAAATCGATGCTTCAATCAAAAAATACGGCGATAAACCGGACTGGTTTGGATACAAGAAAATAAAATAAGATTTTATAACAAAGAGATTGAATGTAGGTGAGCTAAGTATTAAGTATAATGTTGTTCAAATATTTAAAAATCATTAACTGCATTAAAGAATAATAAAATGAAAATTTGGCAGGTAGCAGCAGGCGATGGCAGCCGCGATTATGCGGATGTCTTTCTAAAGTTCGGAGTAATTCTCGTTGGTCCTGGTTCCGAAGGTAACTACTTCTCGAATCAAGACACTTATAATAATCCTGATAGTTGGGCTTATCGCCCATTTATCAAGACACTATCAGAGGAGCTTGCCAAAGGTGATCTTGTAGTATTGAAGCGTCCCAGCGGTTACAACTGGGAAATCGTTGCAGTCGGGGAAATCACATCAGACTATCTCTTTGAAAATGTCTTTGGTGACGTGGACGGATGGGATCTTCAACATTGCCGAAGAATAAGCTGGAAGACACCAGTTTTGCAAACCATCATTAGTGGCCTTCGCCGCGGAACTCTTGTTGGCGTTAATCATCAACAAGCGGTCGGGGAAGTGAACAAAGTCTGGTCGAGTGGACTCCAAGTTGCCTCTATTCCTATTCCGATTGAACCAGAAGAAATAAGCGTCGATCAGCTTATCGATTCACTAATGATCGAAGGCTTACCAGGACAAAATGCTGAACTCATTGCAAACACGATTTGGCGCCTTCGAAGAGTCGCAAAGTGGTATAGCTCCCATGGTTCAGATGTCGGTGAGCATGAAATACGAACATTTCTGATAGTACCTCTTCTTACATCTTTAGGGTGGGCTGAGCAAAAAGTAAAAATCGAATGGAATAACATCGATGTTGCGCTTTTCGACACACCATACTCCAAACAGAGCAAGCCACTTGTAATCATCGAATCTAAGCGCCTATGGGATGGTCTGCGCTATGCTCCAGACCAGGCTATTAGTTACGCACAGTCATATCCTGCTTGCGACAGATTCATTGTCTCAGACGGTATTCGCTACAAACTTTTTCGAAGAGAAGGCGATCAGTGGAGCTATACTGCCTATATGAACTTGCTGGCTCCAAAACGAATTCACCCCTACGAATCTGGTGTTGATGGTGCTGTATCATTTTTTCTTGCACTGATCCCAAAGGGGGCAATCTAAGAAAATAGTATAGGGTCTAGACTTGACTATGACATTTACCACACCCCTCACTCCGCCGCTGTAATATACAATAAAATCACAACAATTTGACTCCAATACCTATGTGGGTTATTATAGCTATAATGAACCACATTATTTGGAGGAAACTATGCGAACAATTCAAATGACTTTAGACGATGACCTGGTGGCAGCCGTTGATACGGTTGTGAAAAAACTTAAGACATCGCGTTCAGCTTTTACACGAAAAGCATTGAAGGATGCTATCAAGCAGGTGAATATCAGCGCACTTGAGAAAAAGCATAAAAAAGGATATGAGCGTTATCCTGCCGACAAAAAAGAATTCAGCGTTTGGGAATCAGAGCAGGAGTGGGGTAATTAATGAAGCGGGGTGAGGTGAGATGGTATAAGTTTAAAGCCCCTGACAAAAAGCGGCCGGTAGTTATTTTGACAAGAAGTTCCATATTGGATTATCTGGATGAGGTTACAATTGCACCGATAACCTCAACGATCAGAGATATACCGAGCGAAGTGCTTTTGTCGAAACGGGACGGCATGCATAATGATTGCGCTATTAACTGTGACCACTTGCAGACAGTTTCAAAAGATAAAATCGGATCGTTGATCACAGCTTTACCTAAAGAGAAGCTGTTTGAAATACGAAATGCCATCAGTTTTGCTTTAAATCTTTGATGGAAGCCTTAATTGTATCAACTTCAGTCGTAGCGATTGCAGAGATGGGGGACAAGACCCAGCTGCTGGCGTTTGTTCTTGCTGCGAAGCTGAAGCATAGAACGGCGATCATCATGGGCATCTTCGTTGCCACACTCGCAAATCATTTTTTCGCAGGGTCTATGGGAGTCTGGCTTGCAAGCCTCATCTCTCCTCAAACACTGAGATGGGTTGTGGCTGTCTCTTTTTTTGTATTTGGCGTGTGGGCATTGAAACCTGATGAACTAAATGAAGATCAGAATCTTAGAGGCACAGGGGTATTCATCACCACTCTGATCGCATTTTTTATTGTTGAGATGGGCGACAAGACCCAATTGGCAACGATAGCGCTCGCAGCACGTTATCATTCATTGATCGCGGTAGTTACGGGAACAACTCTGGGCATGATGATCGCAAACGTGCCAGCGGTATTGATAGGTGAAACGCTGGCTCATCGGGTCAACATGAAGGTGATGCGCTGGATAGCGGCTGCGTTATTTATTCTGCTGGGAATTGCGGCATTGTTCGCGCCGATCTCAAAGCCTTAACTTCGAAAATATCTCACCTGCAGCTTCCTGAGAAACATCTGTATCGGAATA
Coding sequences:
- a CDS encoding 2,3-bisphosphoglycerate-independent phosphoglycerate mutase, yielding MRPSVLIVLDGWGIGSDPEINAQEKADIHFYKSLLKEYPHTSLQCSGESVGLPEGTMGNSEVGHLNLGAGRIVYQDLTRINKAIKDGSFYNNAAFNSAIDAAVKNGSALHLLGLLSDGGVHSHISHLYALIDLALNKGLKKIFIHAFMDGRDTPPESGINYINALEDFIKDKPSVKIATVIGRYWAMDRDKRWERVALAYKTLANGEGKRCRSAKEAVEESYRINEADEFIKPCVIVDKSGIIGNITDGDSVIFFNFRADRAREITIALTDKNFNGFNREKLPEPGSFVTMTMYEEAFPFQAAYPPVRLTNILGEVLSRNSMKQLRIAETEKYAHVTYFFNGGEEEPFPGEDRALIPSPKEVATYDLKPEMSAYEVTDEVLKRLDTKAYDFILLNFANPDMVGHTGIMKAAVKACETIDKCLKKIVEKVSSIGGLVIITSDHGNCDRMMDGKTPHTAHTTNPVPFILLKQGVRLRDKGILADVAPTLLELMGIEKPEEMTGVSLIVK
- a CDS encoding ComF family protein; its protein translation is MLNKILNILFPETCPVCKKPSSDHKTAPICANCWATVMPYEGPSCLRCGTPLASDLSSTCGECHKNEPSFDNAQCFGLHEGALQKAISLFKFHGIKRLSYPLSEKLLLKQLPQADILLPVPLHKKRLKYRGFNQSALLGKYIAQRSGMPLALNTLVRIKNTVPQVGLSAADRERNIKNAFDVISEEKIKGKKIMLVDDVFTTGATVRECSKFLKRAGADKVYVVTLTHGKLD
- a CDS encoding ribbon-helix-helix protein, CopG family; protein product: MRTIQMTLDDDLVAAVDTVVKKLKTSRSAFTRKALKDAIKQVNISALEKKHKKGYERYPADKKEFSVWESEQEWGN
- a CDS encoding type II toxin-antitoxin system PemK/MazF family toxin, which translates into the protein MKRGEVRWYKFKAPDKKRPVVILTRSSILDYLDEVTIAPITSTIRDIPSEVLLSKRDGMHNDCAINCDHLQTVSKDKIGSLITALPKEKLFEIRNAISFALNL
- a CDS encoding TMEM165/GDT1 family protein is translated as MEALIVSTSVVAIAEMGDKTQLLAFVLAAKLKHRTAIIMGIFVATLANHFFAGSMGVWLASLISPQTLRWVVAVSFFVFGVWALKPDELNEDQNLRGTGVFITTLIAFFIVEMGDKTQLATIALAARYHSLIAVVTGTTLGMMIANVPAVLIGETLAHRVNMKVMRWIAAALFILLGIAALFAPISKP